The genomic region GGCCGATCAGGCCCACCGTGAGTCCCGAGGCCGCTGCTGCGGTCCAGGCCACACGCCGCGCGCGCTTCAGATGTCCGGCGCCGATCGCCATGCCGACCATCGGCACCGAGGCGATGCCGAAGGCAAAGGTGATCGGGATCAGCAGAAATTCCAGCCGCGAGCCGATGCCGTAGCCTGCCAGCATCTCGGTGCCGAAGGTCGCGAGGATCTTGGTGAAGATCAGAATGGTGAGCACGGTCTGCAGCGGCGACAGGCAGGCCACCGCGCCGACTTTCAGAATGTCCAGGAACATCGCGCGCTCGAAATGGAAGGCGCGAAGATTGAGCGGCAACCGGCTGCGGCCGGACGACAGATACCAGAGAAAGAACAGCGCGGCGCAGCTGAACGCAATCAGCTGGCCGCTGGCGACGCCCGGCATGCCGAGTTGCGGCACGCCGAACAGGCCGAGGCCCAGCGTGCCGCCGAGCACGATCTGGAGCACGCTCGCCCCGATCAGAATCATCGAAGGCAGGCGCATGTCGCCGGTGCCGCGGATCACCGAGGCCAGCGTGTTGACGAGCCAGATCGCGACCGCGCCGGAGAACAGCACCTGCGAATAGCCGTTGGCCTCCTCGAGCACGCGCTCGCGTCCGCCGAGCAGCGCGAAGAAGGAACGGCCGAAGGCGAGCATCGTCACCGTGAACAACAGCCCGCCGCAAAGGCCGATGATGGCGGCATGCAGCGCCAGCGTAGCGGCGCGGTCGCGATCCCCTGCGCCGAGCGCGCGGCTGATCGCAGAGGAGACGCCGCCGCCCATCGCGCCGGCGCTCATCATCTGCGTCAGCATCGCGAACGGAAACACCAGCGCGATCGCGGCGAGCGGGATGGTGCCGAGCCGGCCGATATAGGAGGTCTCGGCCACCGCAACCAGCGTGCTGCCGACCATCGCGATCATGTTGGGGATCGCGAGCCGCAGCAGCGTCGGCAGGATCGGCGCGGTCAGGAGGCTGGCGATGGGGGAGGCGACCGGTGCGCGCGGCGGGATGGCGTCTAGAGGGGCCTCGATCGTCATGTTCACCGGGCGGAATATTGGATGATGATCAACATATTATAGGGGCACGCGGCGGCCGGCGCAGCCCTGCCTCACGCAGGGCTCACCACGGCAGACCGCATAGGTCGATCGTGCCCAGCGTCGGCGCGCGGACGATGTCGTAGACGTAGGGCGCCATGTAGTCGAAGCGGATCCGCCCCTCCGGCTGTTGGCAGTAGATCTCGCCCCTGAAGCGCTGCCATTTGCGGGCCTCGTAGAACGCGAAATTGTGCGGCTCGCAGAACAGCAGGCCGAAGCGGACCGCCTCGTTGGCGCGCATGGTATGCACCGCCGCGTCGATGGCGATGGTCGCGTAGCCGCGGCCGCGCCGGTCCTCGCGCGTGGAGACGCCGCCGATGCCGCCGACGTGAACCTTCTGTCCGTTCCAGGTGATGGTGCGGAAGTAGATGCCGACGTGGCAGACGAGACCGTCCTCGGGCGTCTCGAGCAGCACGCGGAGATCGGCATTGGCCCACTTGACATGAGCCCAGGGCTTGCCTGCGACCAACTGCGGTGCCCAGACCGCCTGAAGCAGCGGCTCGGCAATCGGCCACGAGGCGTCGCCGTTCAAAATGTCGATCTCGATGCTCATGGCGTGCTCCCTTCACAGCTCCGTTCGTGGCGCGCTTGTTCTGTCTTAAGCGCTTCAAAGGCAATGATATTTCACGGCGGCCCCGCAGGCCTGATCGACGCTGGCCGGTTGCGATCAATTTGTGCATTCGGGCAAGGCTCGTCCGGTCACGCCTTTTCGCAAATTCTGATGTATTTAATGGCGGCGGAACCTTCTATAAGGGGTGACCGTTAGAACTCGTTCCCCACCAGTTGCGGACAAGAAGCCATGACCTTTACGCTGCCCCCACTTCCATACGCCTATGACGCCCTCGGCCAGTACATGTCGAAGGAGACGCTGGAATATCACCACGACAAGCATCATCAGGCCTACGTCACCAACGGCAACAACGCGCTCAAGGGGACCGAATGGGAAGGCAAGTCCCTTGAAGAGATCGTCAAGGGCTCGTTCGGCAAGAACCCTGCCGTGTTCAACAACGCCGGCCAGCACTACAACCACATCCACTTCTGGAGCTGGATGAAGCCCAATGGCGGCGGCACCAAGCTGCCGGGCAAGCTCGAGAAGAAGATCAACGAGGACCTCGGCGGCTTCGAGAAGTTCAAGACCGACTTCCAGGCGGCCGGCGTCGGCCAGTTCGGCTCCGGCTGGTGCTGGCTCCAGGTCAAGAACGGGAAGCTCGAAATCTCCAAGACCCCGAACGGCGAGAATCCGCTGGTGCACGGCGCCACCCCGATCCTCGGCTGCGACGTCTGGGAGCACTCCTACTACATCGACTATCGCAACCGCCGCCCTGATTATCTCAAGGCGTTCGTCGAGAACCTCGTGAACTGGGAATACGTGGAGTCCCTGTTCGAGAAGGCGTGAGCTTTACTCCGTCATCCCGGGGCGATGCGCAGCATCGAACCCGGGATCTCGAGATTCCGGGTTCGGCTCTTCGAGCCGCCCCGGAATGACGGAAGCAACAAAAGGGCGGTCGCATCAGCGGCCGCCTTTTTGCTGTGCGGAATTGCCCTGCGCGATGCGCGTATCGGCCTGTGATCGTACCGTTTGCATCGCCGCGACGTCGCCCTTAATCAGGACGGGCATCACCCTCGAGCCGCTCCACACCCGTTGTCAGAACCTTCCCCGAACCATCCGGCGCCTGGCGGCGACGCGGAATCCGAGCCGCGGCCGGGCCGGGTCCGCAAGCCGATCGGCTGGTCCACGATCATTATCGCGGTTCTGGTCGCGGTGAGTGCGGCACTGGTCTGGCGGCGGGACGGCACCGACGGCGTTCTGGACATTCTCACCCACGATCTCTCGTTGTTCTCGGGCATCCTGCCGCGCGTGCTCGCCGGCTGCCTGTTAGGGGCCTTCATCTCGGAAATCCTGCCGCACGAGAAAGTCTCGCGCTCGCTCGGGCCGAAATCCGGCCTGATGGGGCTGCTGATCGGCACCGCCTTCGGTGCAATTCTGCCCGGCGGTCCCTTCACCGCCTATCCGGTGGCGAGTGCGCTGCTCGCAGTCGGCGCCGATTTCGGCGCAACCATCGCCATGGTCGTGAGCTGGACGCTGATCGGCTATGGCCGGGCGGTCGCCTGGGAAATCCCGATCATGGGCACCGATTTCACGCTGTGGCGGATTTTGATCTCGCTGCCGCTGCCGGTGCTCGCCGGCGCCCTCGGTCGATTCGTCTACATCAGGCTCTATCCGAAGCCGCTCGCGAAGGACGACGAGAGTTGAGCGCAGCGCTCCTGATCGACATCCTGCTGTGGGGCTCGGTGCTCGGCGTCGGGCTGATCGCCTTCCGCCGCGGCCCGCCGGTGTTCAAGGCGTCCTTGCGCGAAGGTTCGATGGACTTCGTCAACATCGTGCCGCGGATTGCGCTCGGCGTGATCGGCTCCGGCTACATCGCCGCCATCATCCCACAGGAGGTGATCACCGGCTGGCTCGGCCCGGATAGCGGCTGGCTCGGGGTTGCCACCGCCGTGATCGCCGGCGCTGCGACGCCCGGCGGCCCCGTGGTCGGCTTCTCCATCGGCACCGTGGCGTTGAAGTCGGGCGGCGGCGTGCCGCAGGTGGTCGCCTATGTCGTCGCCTGGGCGCTGTTTGCCTTCCAGCGGGTGATCTTGTGGGAGATCCCGTTCATGCCGGCCCGTTTCGTCTGGTTCCGCTGCGCCGTCTCGGTGCCGTTCCCGTTCGTGGCAGCGGCGATCGCAATGGTGATCGGCAAGCCTTGAGGCGGGGACCGTCATTCCGGGGCGGCGAAGCCGAACTCTGGTCGCAGTTGCGCACCTGAGAATCTCAAGATTCCGGGTTCGGCTCCTCGAGTCGCCCCGGAATGACGTTAGCCCCGGCCGTGGACAGGCGTAATGTTATAATATAACGTCCGCAAATGGCTCCCGCCGCGTCCCATGCCCACCAGCACGACCATGCTCATGGCCACTCCCACTCTCACGGCCACGGGCATTCGCACGGGCACGATCACAGCCACGCCCATGTCCACGATGCGGCCTCGCCGCATCCGGCCCAGGCCGCGTCCTGGTCGATCCTGCGCATGGCCATGGCGGGCCGTCTCGCGGCCGCGCTCGCGGTCTGCGTCGTGCTCTGGGGCATCGTCTTCCTGGCGATGAGGTGACGATGGCAGCGCTGCACTTCCACAACGTCACGCTCGGCTATGACCGGCACCCGGCCGTGCATCATCTCAGCGGCGAGGTTGCGCCGGGCGCGCTGGTTGCGGTGATCGGCCCGAACGGCGCCGGCAAGTCGACGCTGCTGCGCGGCATCGTCGGCATCCTCAAGCCGCTCGACGGCAGCATCCATCTCGGCGGGCTCGACAGCAGGGATATCGCCTATCTGCCGCAGAGTGCGGAGATCGACCGCAGCTTCCCGATCTCGGTGTTCGATTTCGTCGGCACGGGGCTGTGGCGTGGCACAGGCCTGTTCGGCGGCATCGGCAAGGCTGCGCGCGACAAGATTCTCCGCGCGATCGGAGCGGTTGGCCTCAGCGGGTTCGAGAACCGCCCGATCGGCACGCTCTCCGGCGGCCAGATGCAGCGCGTGCTGTTCGCGCGTGTACTGCTCCAGGATGCCAGCCTGATCGTGTTAGATGAGCCCTTCAACGCCATCGACAGCAAGACCACCGCCGATCTGCTCGCGCTGGTGAAGCGCTGGCACGGCGAGGGCCGCACCGTGCTCGCCGCGCTGCACGACATGGAGATGGTGCGCAACCATTTCACCGAAACGCTGGTCCTGGCGCGCGGCCCGGTGGCATGGGGACCGACGGCGGAGGTGCTGACGCCGGAAAACCTGCTGGTCGCGATGCGGATGTGCGAGGCCTTCGACGACAGCGCCGCGGCCTGCGCCGCCGATGATATCGGCTCGCGGGCGGCCTGATCTCCGATGCTCTATGACGCGCTGATCGGTCCGTTCACCGAATTCGAGTTCATGCGGCGGGCGCTCGCCGCGGTGATCGCGCTGGCGCTGGCGGGCGCGCCGATCGGCGTGTTCCTGATGCTGCGGCGGATGAGCCTCGTCGGCGACGCCATGGCGCATGCGATCCTGCCCGGCGCGGCCGTCGGTTTCCTGCTCTCCGGCCTCAATCTGTTCGCGATGACGGCCGGCGGCCTGATCGCCGGCTTTGCCGTCGCGATCCTCGCCGGTGTCGTCGCGCGCTCGACCGGGCTGAAGGAGGACGCCTCGCTCGCGACCTTCTATCTCGCTTCGCTTGCGCTCGGCGTCACCATCGTCTCGATCAAGGGCACCAATATCGACTTGCTGCACGTGCTGTTCGGCAACATCCTCGCGATGGACGACCAGACGTTGCTGGTGGTGGCCTTCAACGCCACGGTCACGCTGCTGGTGCTCGCGGTGATCTACCGCCCGCTGGTGATCGAGAGTGTCGATCCCCTGTTCCTGCGCACCGTGAGCCGGGCTGGCGGCCCGGCCCATCTCGCCTTCCTCGCACTGGTCGTCATCAACCTCGTCAACGGCTTTCAGGCGCTGGGCACGCTGCTGGCGGTGGGGCTGATGATTCTGCCCGCGGGAATCGCAAGGTTCTGGTCGCGCGATCTCACCGCGATGATCTGCATCGCCGTCATTGCTGCTGGGGTCTCCGGCTATGCCGGCCTCGTGCTGTCGTTCCAGACCCGCGTGCCCTCGGGCCCCGCGATCATTCTGGTGGCGACGGTGCTCTACATCGTCTCCGTCCTGTTCGGCCGCGTCGGCGGCATCGTCCGGCAGCTGTTTCCCGGCCGGCATCTGGAAGCATGACGATGCGGCTCATCCTGATTTGTGCGCTGTTGCTGATCGCCTCGCCGCTGCAAGCCGCGGAGCGGTTCAACGTCGTCGCGAGCTTCTCGATCCTCGGCGATTTCGTCCGCAATGTCGGTGGTGACCGCATCAACCTGACGACGCTGGTCGGCCCCGACAGCGACGTCCACGTCTATACGCCGGCCCCTAGCGATGCAAAGCGGATCGCGGCGGCGAAGCTCGTCATCGTCAACGGGCTCGGCCTCGAAGGCTGGCTGCCGCGCCTCGTGCAATCCGCAGGCAGCAAGGCGCAGGTGATCACCGCCAGCGCCGGCATCGCGCCGCTGAAACTAGGTTCGGCCGCTGATCCCCACGCTTGGCAGTCCGTCCCGAACGCCAAGGTCTACGTCACGGACATCGCCAATGCGCTGGCCGCAGCCGCTCCTGACGACGCGGAGTTCTTCCGCGGCCAGGCCAAGGCCTATCTGGAAAAGCTCGAAGCTCTCGATCGCGAGGTCCGCGAGGCGGTCGCAAAAATCCCGCCGGAGCGGCGCAAGGTGATCTCCACCCACGACGCCTTCGGCTATTTTTCCGCCGAATACGGTATCCAGTTCATCGCGCCCCTGGGCGTCTCCACCGAAACCGAGCCGAGCGCGCGCGATATCGCCGCCATCATCGGCCAGATCAAGGCCCAGAAAATCCCGGCCGTGTTCCTTGAAAATATCACCGACGATCGCCTGATCCGGCGGATCGCCGCCGAGACCGGCGCCAGGGTCGGTGGGACCCTGATTTCTGATGGGTTGACCGGCGAAAAGGGGCCTGCACCCACTTACATTGACATGGTCAGGCACAATATAAAGGCCCTGACCAGCGCGCTTGACCATTAGGGCAGGGGCCACCCCGCCTCGCGTCGCGCGAAAAAAGCCTTGAAGTCCGGAGTTTTTATGTCTGAAGCGACCTCCCAGAAGATTCCCGTGACCGTGCTGACCGGCTATCTCGGCGCCGGCAAGACCACGCTGCTCAACCGCATCCTGTCGGAGAACCACGGCAAGAAATACGCCGTCATCGTCAACGAATTCGGCGAGATCGGCATCGATAACGACCTCATCATCGGCGCCGATGAGGAAGTGTTCGAGATGAACAACGGCTGCATCTGCTGCACCGTGCGCGGCGACCTCGTCCGCATCATGGACGGCCTGATGAAGCGCAAGGGCAAGTTCGACGCCATCATCGTCGAGACCACGGGTCTTGCCGATCCCGCGCCGGTCGCGCAGACCTTCTTCGTCGACGAGGACGTGCAGAAGAATGCCCGGCTCGATGCGGTCGTGACGGTCGCCGATGCCAAATGGCTGTCCGACCGGCTGAAGGACGCGCCTGAGGCCAAGAACCAGATCGCCTTTGCCGACGTCATCGTTCTGAACAAGACCGACCTCGTCAACAAGGGCGAGCTCGCCGAGGTCGAGGCCCGCATCCGCGGCATCAATCCCTATGCGAAACTCCATCGCACCGAGCGCTGCTCGGTCGCGCTGGCCGATGTGCTCGACCGCGGCGCGTTCGATCTCGACCGCATCCTCGACATCGAGCCGGATTTCCTGGAGGCCGACGATCACGACCATGATCATCACCACCATCACGGCCACGACCACCATCACCACCATGATCACGGTCACGGCCTGAAGCACTATCACGACGAGGACATGCAGTCGCTGTCGCTCAAGACCGACAAGCCGCTCGATCCCAACGTGTTCATGCCCTGGCTGCAGAACCTGGTGCAGGTCGAGGGCGGCAAGATCCTGCGCTCCAAGGGCATCCTCGCCTTCCACGACGATGACGACCGCTACGTTTTCCAGGGCGTCCACATGATGCTGGAGGGCAACCACCAGCGGAAGTGGAAGGAGGGAGAGCCGCGCGAGAGTCGCCTCGTCTTCATCGGCCGCGAATTGCCCGAAGAGGCCATCCGCAAGGGTTTCGAGAGCTGCATCGTCTCGTGATGAAAGAGTTTACGCCGTCCCCGGAGTCCGCTTCGATCGTCTCTGTCACCGACCGCGTCAAGCCTGTTACGCTCGGCATGGCCGTGACCTCGGTGTACTTCCTGGGCCCTCGCGCCGCCTTCGTCGGCGGTGAGGAGAACGTCGCGTTCGTCGACGCCAAGGGTGAGATCACCACGGTCGCAGTGCACAGCGGCGGCATTCTCTCGACCGCTTGCGACGGCAAGACCCTCGTCATGGGCGGCGACGACGGCAAGGTCGTCTCGCTCGATGCCAAGGGCGAGGTGACGCTGCTCGCCACCGACCCCAAGCGGCGCTGGATCGACGCGGTGGCGCTGCACGCAGACGGCGCCTTCGCCTGGTCGGCCGGCAAGACGGCGACCGTCAAGAGCGGCAAGGCCGAGGAGAAGTCGATCGACGTGCCCTCGACCGTCGGCGGGCTTGCTTTTGCGCCGAAGGGCCTGCGGCTCGCAATCGCGCATTACAACGGCGTGACGCTGTGGTTTCCGAACATGGCGGGATCGGCCGAATTCCTGCCCTGGGCCGGCTCGCATCACGCGGTCACCTTCAGCCCCGACAACAAATTCCTGGTCACCGCGATGCACGAGCCGGCGCTGCACGGCTGGCGGCTTGCCGACAACAGGCACATGCGCATGACCGGCTACCCCGGCCGCGTCCGCTCGATGTCGTGGAGCGCCGGCGGCAAGGGGCTGGCGACCTCGGGCGCCGACACCGTGATCATCTGGCCGTTCGGCAGCAAGGACGGGCCGATGGGCAAGGAGCCCGCGATGCTCGCGCCGCTGCAGGCGCGCGTCTCGGTGGTCGCCTGTCATCCCAAGAACGACATCCTCGCCGCCGGCTACAGCGACGGCACCGTGCTGATGGTCCGGATGGAAGACGGCGCGGAGATCCTGGTCCGCCGCAATGGCACGCCGCCCGTGGCCGCGCTCGCCTGGAACGCCAAAGGCACGCTGCTGGCGTTTGCCGACGAAAATGGGGATGGTGGCCTGCTGGAGCTTTAATCTGTCATGGTTCCCGCCGTATAGGGGACCATGCGGTTTCTGACGACCTTCCAGCTTGCCGATTTCGCCGACACGCTGATCAGCCTGACCACGGCCTTCGTGCTGGGCACACCATCGGCGCCGAGCGGCAATACCGCCAGCGCACCGCGGGCCTGCGCACCAACGTGCTGGTCGCGGTGGGAGCGGCTGCCTTTGTCGATCTCGCCATGCACCTGGACGGCGCCGAGGGCGCGGTCCGGGTGATCTCCTACGTCGTCTCCGGCATCGGCTTCCTCGGCGCCGGTGTCATCATGAAGCAGGGCATGGACGTGCGCGGCCTCAACACTGCGGCGACGCTGTGGGCCTCGGCCGCGGTCGGCTCCTGCGCCGGCGCCGACATGGTCGCGCAGGCGGCCGCGCTGACCGTGTTCGTCATCGCCGGCAACACCATGCTGCGCCCGCTGGTCAACGCCATCAACCGCATCCCGCTGAATGAGAAGGCGCTGGAGGCGACCTACTATTTCAAGCTCGCGGTTGCAGCCGACGCATTGCCCGACATGCGCGACCGCCTCGTCGACAAGCTCGAGGCGGCGAAATATGCGGTGGCCGATATCGAGGTCGCCGAGATCAGCGAGGATATTCTGGAGATCGCCGCCAGGCTGGTCGCGAGCGCGGTCGACCCGAACGAGCTGAACGCGGTCGCGACCGATCTGCAGCATCTTCCAGGGGTGCGGCACGCAACCTGGGAAGTCAGCACGACGGAGTGACGCGGCGTTTTGGCGCGTGCCGGCGTGGTTCCCCGCATCTACGGTTCCGGAACCGGCGCGCCCCGGTTTCGTTGATCCCGTGGACAAACGCGGTGATCGACATGCCTGGCCAAGATGACAAGCGCAGACTGAAGCTCGACCTGACAATCGCCGGTGCGCTGTTCGCAGCCGGCGTCGTGGTCTCTGTGATGTCGCTGGCGCAGATCCGCGCCGAAAGCCGGATGCAGTTGGCCCAGGCGACGCCCCCGCTTCAGGGCACCCCGTCCGACGAGCAGAGCAAGGTGCCCGCGGAGTCCAAGCCCGGCGGCGACCGGCCCACCACGCCGGCCCCCGAGCCCGCCCGGCCGGAGCCGCAGACGCAGGGCGCGGCAGGAGCGGCCAAGCCCGCGCTGCCGCCAGCGCCGGCCGAGAAGATCGCGCCGCCGATTGAGAAGAAGTAGCCCGTCGTCATTCCGGGGCGCGCAAAGCGCGAGCTACGGTGCGCAATTGCGCACCTGAGAATCCATTTACCCGCAGAGTCTGCCGCCCGATGGATTCCGGGCTCGCGCCAAGTGGCGCGCCCCGGAACGCCGGGCGGAGAAAGCGTCCCTCACCGCACCAGAATATTCCGGAACTGCCAGGGATCGCTGCTGTCGATATCCTCCGGGAACAGTCCCGGACGATCCGTCAGCGGGGTCCAGTCGGTATAAAAGCCCTTCACCGGGCCGAGATAAGGCAGCTGAATTTCGAGCAGGCGTTCGAAATCCATCTCGTCGGCTTCGACGATGCCTTCATTGGGGTTCTCCAGCGCCCAGACCATGCCGCCGAGCACGGCGGAGGTCACCTGCAGGCCGGTGGCGTTCTGGTAGGGCGCGAGCTCGCGGGTCTCTTCGATGGAGAGCTGCGAGCCGTACCAATAGGCATTCTTGTCATGGCCGAACAGCAGCACGCCGAGCTCGTCGATGCCGTCGACGATCTCGTTCTCGTCGAGGATGTGGTGCTTCTCCTGCATCTTCCCGGCGCGCCCGAACATTTCATGCAGCGACAGCACGGCATCGTCGGCCGGATGGTAGGCATAGTGGCAGGTCGGCCGGTAGATCGCCTTGCCTGAGGCGTCGCGCACGGTGAAGTAATCGGCGATCGAGATCGACTCATTGTGGGTGACGAGGAAGCCATACTGGGCGCCGCGGGTCGGGCACCAGGTGCGCACGCGCGTGTTGGCGCCGGGCTGCATCAGATAGATCGCGGCGCCGCAGCCGGCCTCATGGGTGTGCGCATTCTCGGGCATCCATTTCTCATGGGTGCCCCAGCCGAGCTCGGATGGCTGCATGCCTTCCGACAGGAAGCCTTCCACCGACCAGGTGTTGACGAAGACGTCAGGCTCCTTCGGCTTCTTCGAGCGCTGGGTGTCGCGCTCGGCGATGTGGATGCCCTTGATGCCGGCCTGCCGCATCAAATCCGCCCATTCGCCCTTGGTCTTCGGCCTGGGTGCATTGAGCTTCAGATCGGCGGCGACATTGAGCAGCGCCTGCTTGACGAAGAAGGAGACCATGCCGGGATTGGCGCCGCAGCAGGAGACCGCCGTGGTCGAGCCGGCGGGACGGGCCTTCTTGGCAGCCAGCGTCGTTTCGCGCAGCGCGTAGTTGGAGCGCGCTTCAGGGCCCTTCGAGGAATCGAAATAGAAGCCGAGCCAGGGCTCGTTGACGGTGTCGATGTAGAGCGCGCCGAGCTCGTTGCAGAGCTCCATGATGTCGGTCGAGCCGGTATCGACCGAGAGATTGACGCAAAAGCCCCGGCCGCCGCCCTCGGTGAGCAGCGGGGTCAGCACCTCGCGGTAATTGTCCTTGGTCAGGCCCTTCTGGATGAAGCGGACATTGTGCTTCTCGCAAAGCGCCTTGCGGCCCTCGTCCTTGGGATCGAGCACGGTGATGCGCGACTTGTCGTAGTCGAGATGCCGCTCGATCAAGGGCAACGTGCCTTTGCCGATGGAGCCGAAGCCGACCATGACGATGGGGCCGGTGATCTTCGCGTAGATCTGCGAGGGAGGGCTCATGGGATGGTTTCTCCGGAAAGTGCTGGCAGTGAGGGGTGGATCAGGCGCTGCGGCGCTTGTCAGATGCTGCGGCGCTTGGCGGTGACTTCGATCTCGACCTTCATCTCGGG from Bradyrhizobium sp. CB1015 harbors:
- a CDS encoding metal ABC transporter ATP-binding protein; the protein is MAALHFHNVTLGYDRHPAVHHLSGEVAPGALVAVIGPNGAGKSTLLRGIVGILKPLDGSIHLGGLDSRDIAYLPQSAEIDRSFPISVFDFVGTGLWRGTGLFGGIGKAARDKILRAIGAVGLSGFENRPIGTLSGGQMQRVLFARVLLQDASLIVLDEPFNAIDSKTTADLLALVKRWHGEGRTVLAALHDMEMVRNHFTETLVLARGPVAWGPTAEVLTPENLLVAMRMCEAFDDSAAACAADDIGSRAA
- a CDS encoding superoxide dismutase, which gives rise to MTFTLPPLPYAYDALGQYMSKETLEYHHDKHHQAYVTNGNNALKGTEWEGKSLEEIVKGSFGKNPAVFNNAGQHYNHIHFWSWMKPNGGGTKLPGKLEKKINEDLGGFEKFKTDFQAAGVGQFGSGWCWLQVKNGKLEISKTPNGENPLVHGATPILGCDVWEHSYYIDYRNRRPDYLKAFVENLVNWEYVESLFEKA
- a CDS encoding homospermidine synthase, translating into MSPPSQIYAKITGPIVMVGFGSIGKGTLPLIERHLDYDKSRITVLDPKDEGRKALCEKHNVRFIQKGLTKDNYREVLTPLLTEGGGRGFCVNLSVDTGSTDIMELCNELGALYIDTVNEPWLGFYFDSSKGPEARSNYALRETTLAAKKARPAGSTTAVSCCGANPGMVSFFVKQALLNVAADLKLNAPRPKTKGEWADLMRQAGIKGIHIAERDTQRSKKPKEPDVFVNTWSVEGFLSEGMQPSELGWGTHEKWMPENAHTHEAGCGAAIYLMQPGANTRVRTWCPTRGAQYGFLVTHNESISIADYFTVRDASGKAIYRPTCHYAYHPADDAVLSLHEMFGRAGKMQEKHHILDENEIVDGIDELGVLLFGHDKNAYWYGSQLSIEETRELAPYQNATGLQVTSAVLGGMVWALENPNEGIVEADEMDFERLLEIQLPYLGPVKGFYTDWTPLTDRPGLFPEDIDSSDPWQFRNILVR
- a CDS encoding metal ABC transporter solute-binding protein, Zn/Mn family, with protein sequence MRLILICALLLIASPLQAAERFNVVASFSILGDFVRNVGGDRINLTTLVGPDSDVHVYTPAPSDAKRIAAAKLVIVNGLGLEGWLPRLVQSAGSKAQVITASAGIAPLKLGSAADPHAWQSVPNAKVYVTDIANALAAAAPDDAEFFRGQAKAYLEKLEALDREVREAVAKIPPERRKVISTHDAFGYFSAEYGIQFIAPLGVSTETEPSARDIAAIIGQIKAQKIPAVFLENITDDRLIRRIAAETGARVGGTLISDGLTGEKGPAPTYIDMVRHNIKALTSALDH
- a CDS encoding metal ABC transporter permease produces the protein MLYDALIGPFTEFEFMRRALAAVIALALAGAPIGVFLMLRRMSLVGDAMAHAILPGAAVGFLLSGLNLFAMTAGGLIAGFAVAILAGVVARSTGLKEDASLATFYLASLALGVTIVSIKGTNIDLLHVLFGNILAMDDQTLLVVAFNATVTLLVLAVIYRPLVIESVDPLFLRTVSRAGGPAHLAFLALVVINLVNGFQALGTLLAVGLMILPAGIARFWSRDLTAMICIAVIAAGVSGYAGLVLSFQTRVPSGPAIILVATVLYIVSVLFGRVGGIVRQLFPGRHLEA
- a CDS encoding WD40 repeat domain-containing protein; this translates as MKEFTPSPESASIVSVTDRVKPVTLGMAVTSVYFLGPRAAFVGGEENVAFVDAKGEITTVAVHSGGILSTACDGKTLVMGGDDGKVVSLDAKGEVTLLATDPKRRWIDAVALHADGAFAWSAGKTATVKSGKAEEKSIDVPSTVGGLAFAPKGLRLAIAHYNGVTLWFPNMAGSAEFLPWAGSHHAVTFSPDNKFLVTAMHEPALHGWRLADNRHMRMTGYPGRVRSMSWSAGGKGLATSGADTVIIWPFGSKDGPMGKEPAMLAPLQARVSVVACHPKNDILAAGYSDGTVLMVRMEDGAEILVRRNGTPPVAALAWNAKGTLLAFADENGDGGLLEL
- a CDS encoding permease, which gives rise to MSEPSPNHPAPGGDAESEPRPGRVRKPIGWSTIIIAVLVAVSAALVWRRDGTDGVLDILTHDLSLFSGILPRVLAGCLLGAFISEILPHEKVSRSLGPKSGLMGLLIGTAFGAILPGGPFTAYPVASALLAVGADFGATIAMVVSWTLIGYGRAVAWEIPIMGTDFTLWRILISLPLPVLAGALGRFVYIRLYPKPLAKDDES
- a CDS encoding GNAT family N-acetyltransferase translates to MSIEIDILNGDASWPIAEPLLQAVWAPQLVAGKPWAHVKWANADLRVLLETPEDGLVCHVGIYFRTITWNGQKVHVGGIGGVSTREDRRGRGYATIAIDAAVHTMRANEAVRFGLLFCEPHNFAFYEARKWQRFRGEIYCQQPEGRIRFDYMAPYVYDIVRAPTLGTIDLCGLPW
- a CDS encoding MATE family efflux transporter, yielding MTIEAPLDAIPPRAPVASPIASLLTAPILPTLLRLAIPNMIAMVGSTLVAVAETSYIGRLGTIPLAAIALVFPFAMLTQMMSAGAMGGGVSSAISRALGAGDRDRAATLALHAAIIGLCGGLLFTVTMLAFGRSFFALLGGRERVLEEANGYSQVLFSGAVAIWLVNTLASVIRGTGDMRLPSMILIGASVLQIVLGGTLGLGLFGVPQLGMPGVASGQLIAFSCAALFFLWYLSSGRSRLPLNLRAFHFERAMFLDILKVGAVACLSPLQTVLTILIFTKILATFGTEMLAGYGIGSRLEFLLIPITFAFGIASVPMVGMAIGAGHLKRARRVAWTAAAASGLTVGLIGLAVALAPSLWVGLFTRDPGVTAAAHSYFHWAGPAFVFFGIGVSLYFSSQGAARVGGPVLASTARLLIVAIGGIGLMTAQAPAWTLFALVGGAMVVFGLSTAASVAFARWGK
- a CDS encoding permease, translating into MSAALLIDILLWGSVLGVGLIAFRRGPPVFKASLREGSMDFVNIVPRIALGVIGSGYIAAIIPQEVITGWLGPDSGWLGVATAVIAGAATPGGPVVGFSIGTVALKSGGGVPQVVAYVVAWALFAFQRVILWEIPFMPARFVWFRCAVSVPFPFVAAAIAMVIGKP
- a CDS encoding GTP-binding protein, with product MSEATSQKIPVTVLTGYLGAGKTTLLNRILSENHGKKYAVIVNEFGEIGIDNDLIIGADEEVFEMNNGCICCTVRGDLVRIMDGLMKRKGKFDAIIVETTGLADPAPVAQTFFVDEDVQKNARLDAVVTVADAKWLSDRLKDAPEAKNQIAFADVIVLNKTDLVNKGELAEVEARIRGINPYAKLHRTERCSVALADVLDRGAFDLDRILDIEPDFLEADDHDHDHHHHHGHDHHHHHDHGHGLKHYHDEDMQSLSLKTDKPLDPNVFMPWLQNLVQVEGGKILRSKGILAFHDDDDRYVFQGVHMMLEGNHQRKWKEGEPRESRLVFIGRELPEEAIRKGFESCIVS